Sequence from the Ooceraea biroi isolate clonal line C1 chromosome 2, Obir_v5.4, whole genome shotgun sequence genome:
GCTCTGGCTTCGGCTAATGTCAGACGAACAGATGATAATTTTAACCAATCTTTAAtggaattttcaattaaattgatagCAGCATTAGATTCTACGGCCTTAACAGTAGCTGAaaagataagagaaaaatttgtaCATAATCTTACACATTTTCTAGACTCAATACTAATAggctttatataaattaatgaaaatgagaaaagaCAAACCGACAACCAAGTTCTTCgtttttaaagatttaaaaGCTCTCTTAGGTGCTCTACCCGCCCAGTTGTAATTGGtagcataattatttgtaatcaaTTTTGCGATAATCCTCCTAGTTATCTGAGTAATTGTTGTGCCGCCTGATATACTTAAGGTATTTACCTTGAAAATAATACCATACAAATATCACAATGAACACTAAACACTAATGAATGTCATAAAAAACGCTAATTTTAACACTTACcatatattcaaaattttctttaacatccaaaaatttttcaagattatcCAAATCTTCATGGGAGTCAATAGGAATTTGTGGGACGTTCTCCACACTAATCGGTTTCGTTAATCGAAAGTGTGCCATGAGTTGTTTTATCATGGAAATAAGTATATTCGTAGATTTTTCTAAACTCACTAATTTCGTTACAATCACGTAAGAGACAtctaaaagtaatattacatCTTAGTTGAAAATGTGAGGTGAAGCACGTTATACCAGTAAgtaattatttgcaaatttaaGTTTTCTTATTAACCCATAAATAtcatgtcaatattatgtgtTAAAATATCAACGTCACgtattatgtatatgttaaaaatacatttttatatcataaatatagatatgaaTCGGAAAAGTTTCTGCAGATAATTACTGACTATAATGTTATAGTTTTTACGATGGTGTGATGACAAGGaaatcttattaatattttacctgATTTGTTATGTTCTGAAGTTGTCGAGGTAGCGTTAGATGATGTCTGCAGAGGATTAACTTTCCTTAAAGAGCATCTCTGAGATGTTGTTTCAACGTAAGGTGAAGTCGGAGACTCAATTAAGCAAGACTCATCATAATTGCTTGAA
This genomic interval carries:
- the LOC105285311 gene encoding uncharacterized protein LOC105285311 encodes the protein MHSSTFSSNYDESCLIESPTSPYVETTSQRCSLRKVNPLQTSSNATSTTSEHNKSDVSYVIVTKLVSLEKSTNILISMIKQLMAHFRLTKPISVENVPQIPIDSHEDLDNLEKFLDVKENFEYMVNTLSISGGTTITQITRRIIAKLITNNYATNYNWAGRAPKRAFKSLKTKNLVVATVKAVESNAAINLIENSIKDWLKLSSVRLTLAEARALKRNISTASMD